A segment of the Aureliella helgolandensis genome:
GTCCGACGTTTCCCGGACCCTAACGCCATGGTCGGTGTGTTCAACTTCCATTTGGATCTTCTTGCTAAATGCGAAGACGGCTCGAAACAGCGGGTCGCGCATCCGTATGGGATGTGCGTTCTCTAGGCGATCGTACATAGCCTCGACATGCACCTGAATTCTGCTGGCAACTTCGTCGTCGTCCGACTCGGTTAATGTTTCGACCCCCTGGGGAATGTTCTTGACGGAACGGCGAATCGCATCGCGGTGTTCAATCAAGTAGAAGAAATCTTGGTGATCCTTCGCGTGCTGTGAATCACCTGCATGTCCCCGTCCCATTCCACGCGGCATTCCAACTGCACTAGGCACTTCGCTTTCCTCCGTCGCCGCTTCTTTGCCAGCTTCTTCACAAGCACTGCATGCTGATTGCTCGCCCTTTCCCAGACACATACCGCATTTCTGTCCGCTGGAGTTGAGCGTGGAATCGGTTTTGACGGTATCGAGCACCTTGCAATCGCCTTCGCAGCATTTGTTGGCACTTTCTGAGCCTTTCGAATCCCCCGCCGCTTTCTCGCAGGTCAGCCTTACCGGCAACGCTTGCTCCTTCTGCCCTGGGACTTCCTGCGATTTACACGCTTGGCAATTCTTGGTGCCATCGGCCGAAGCTGAATTCACCGCGATTTGGGATGCGGCAACTGCGGTGACGCTAATCGCGTTTCCCTGGAGACTTGGGCATGCACATATCCTCGGAAGCGCCGCGTCAGCCTTGCTGTCTGCCACTTCACGGACTTCCACTGCGTCGGTATAAGCGGAACTCGGCTGTTCAGCACCTACCACCTGCTTGGTCGCATTGCTCGATTCGCAGCTACACGGAGCTGCCTTGGCAAGCTCACTATTTGTCGCTACGGCTGTCAAACAGCACTCAGATTTCGGCGTCTCGGAAGTCTTGACGCTTAGGGCCTCAGATGCTTGTTGGCAGCATGGGGTGTCCGATTCGGCGGACCTCTCTTTCGACACGGCTGCCGTGATCGCAGTGCCCAAAATGGCGACTGCCGAAAGTTTGACGATCAGTAAAACTCGTTTTTTCATCGTGCATTCCTTCTGGATTCGTTCTTGATTCGTTCTTGATTCGGCACCGATGCGGGTGGCGGGAGATTATTTCCCTCTTTTGCAACTGCCGTACCGACTGCAGTTTTCCCTGCAGAAGAAGTTATCGCGTCCCTGGGATGCGTTTCGCAAATTAGTGCGTTTTCCAAGTAGATCACGAAGGCTAACGATTCTTGAAAACGCAAACATTTCGGCTTCCCTGTAGGTGTGGACCGGTGGTCTGGCTCAAAGTGCGCAAAATTTGCAGCGCCAGGATTGGCAATTCGCGCACGATTTGCAGGGCATTCCATTGAGCGATCATTTTCACCTGCGTCTTACGGCTCGTTGCGTTCAAATTTCTAGCCCATAATCGCTGGTATGCGGTCTAATTACCTCCTTTCCATAGAATTGCAGCCATACGTTACCGGTAGCGGTATCTCAATTGCTTTTGAGCAGTAGTGTTAAACGAATCACTCACTCGACTTAAAGGTGGATGCCATGAAACGCTTGCTGATTGGAATTGGATCGATCCTCGTGCTAACGTTTGTCGCCCCCATTACGATGGCACAACGAGGCGGCGCTGGATCTGGCCGCTCCGCTGGGAATGCTGTGCAGGTACAAACACGTGCGCGTATGGGCAATCAGGGGCGCAACCAGAACAGCGTGGGACTTCAAACTCAATCCAACACACGCTCTGGCAACCAAGGGCTCTCTCAAGCGCAGCGGGGCAATTCGAGTCGTCAATCCAATGGCAATCTGTCGGTGAACACCAGCGACACGGATTTGCTGCGCATGCGGGAGGAGGAAAAGTTGGCGCGCGACGTTTACATCCAGTTGGCGAAAACTTCCCAGCTGCCTATTTTCCAGAACATATCACGTGCCGAAAGCCAGCACATGCAGGCGCTTGAGCGTCTGAGTCCAGGAAGTAGAAGCAGTGGTCAAAACGATGCACCTGGAAGCTTCGTCTTTCCAGAGTACCAAAAACTTTATGACTCGCTCATTGCCAGCGGGGCACGTAGCCCATTGGATGCGTTGAAGGTAGGAGCTAAAATCGAGGAGATGGATATTGCAGATCTGAGACGAAGGCTGGCGGAAACGACCGATCCGCAGGTTCAGAAAGTGCTTGAACGGTTGATGAGAGGTTCGGAAAACCACTTGCGCGCTTTCGCATCGCAGATCGCCAACCAGGGGGCAAGCTACAATGCTGAATTCCTATCCCAAACCGACTTCGACCAAATTGCAAACTCATCGGGATCCGGACAAGGAAACGGTCAGCAGTCCACCCGTGGGAGAAACGGTAGTGGGGGAAACGGCAGCGGACGGGGGGCTCAGAATCGAGGAAGTGCACTTCAGCCAGGGTTGCAAAACCAAAACTTCCGCAGCCAAGGGATCAGCGGTCAAGGGCTCAGCGCGCAGAAGCAAGGCGGTGTAATCCGGGGTGGCCGCGGCAGTGGACGAGCTCGATGAGCTCAAGGAGGCATAGCAGGAATTGGACAGCCCAGTGGATCTTCAGCCAATAATCGCGAGCAGAATAGTCGATGCAGAAACCGAGCCCGCAAGGTGTGCCGCAGCCCAGGATCGTCGGACTCGCTTTTCTTGGTGTCTTGTGGTTGATGTTCGCTACGTGGCAGCGATCTGAGCACATTCACCAGTGTGAACTGATCCAAGATTCGCTAGCGTCGCAAGCGGAGACATTGTCGAGTGCTGTGACCAGCGGAGTCCAATCGCATCGCTGGTTCGGTCCGTTTGTCCAACAACAATTGCCAACCACCCTGGAAGTGCTCGCTAGATCTAACAACGTCCTGGCGATTGCGGTCATTGTCAACGATGGCTCTGGCGAAGTCTTTTTCGCTGGAGATCGTGAGCGTGTCGATCTGGTACTTCCCGTGGGGGAACATGCACGTGGCGATACGCTGCAGGTCGTCAGCAGCTTTAGCATGCGGAACAATCCTCCCCTACACGGAGACGTGGCTGACTTTGTTGGCGTCCCCGCATCGGTGGATTTTCATTGCGTGGTCGTACTGGACCGCACCGGAATGAAGGCTCAAATCTATCGCGAGGCCAGGAATCGCCTCCTAATCTTTGCATTGGGCACCCTACTTTTAATCGCCGCCGGAGCCGCATGGCAGTTTACCGTGCGACTAACGCAGGCCGAGGGAGCCACGCGAGTTCTGCAGGCAGAAACACGACACTTGCGCGAGCTGGGGCAAGCGGCAGCCGGGTTGGCGCACGAAACTCGAAATCCGCTGGGGTTGATCCGTGGCTGGACTCAAAGGCTTGTAAAATCGGGGCTGCCGACCGACGTGCAGCAGGAACAGGCCGAAGCAGTGCTGGAGGAGTGCGACCGGGTAACCGCGCGGATCAATCAGTTCCTGGCCTTTGCACGCCAAGCGGAAGCGAACTTGGAATCGGTAGCTGTTGACAAGCTTGTTGCTGACTTGCAATCGCTGTTGCAATCAGACCTGCTTACCAACAATCTTGAGCTGGAAACGCTGCGGCTCGATCAGCCACCAGCAATTTGGGCAGATCGCGACCAGTTACGGCAAGTACTCTTCAATCTGCTCCAGAACGCCATTGCATTCGCCCCCCAGGGCAGCACAATTACAATCTCCCTCAACCACTCCAAACGTGGTTCGTTCCGCTTGGAAGTCGCCGACCAGGGGCCGGGCGCTACCGAGGAGATTGTGGATTCGCTGTTTGAACCCTATGTCACGCGTCGACCGGGCGGTACCGGCCTAGGTCTATCCATCGTCCGCCGCATTGCGATTGCACACGGATGGGACGTGGACTACGAGCCTGGCCAGGGAATTGGCAGCGTCTTTTGGATTGACGGAATCCGCAGCGCGTGAAGCACTCCGTCGGCAAGCACTCGATCTCGATGACAACCATGAACACGATACGTCTGAAATTCGCATGACCAGTAACGCCTCACTGAAACGTGATTCTAAGTCACCCGTTCTGATGGTGGTCGACGACGAGCCATCTCAACGGAAGCTGATTGGTGGGTTCTTTGAAGGTTTTGGATTCACGATTCTCGAAGCGGAGTCGGCTGAGACGATGCTCGAAACGCTCGCTCAACAGCCGCCCGATATGATCCTGCTGGACGTGCGTTTGCCCGCAATGAGTGGCATCGAGGCACTGCCGAAAATCCGGGAACTGCTGCCCACGATTCCCGTTGTTCTAATCACCGCCTATGCGGATCTTCGGCAGGCGGTTGCCGCCGTCAAAAATGGTGCAGACGACTATCTTTCGAAGCCAATCGACCTCGAAGAATTGAAAGTGGCGGTGTACGACGCTCTGGCTATCCCGTCATCAGACGATGCGCCACACACAATCGCGTTACCCAACCTGCCAGCGGACTTCATCTTCGAAAGCCGAGCGATGCGTCAGTTGCTCGAAACGGTCGCGGTCGTGGCTCCTTCCGAGGCGCCGATTCTCATCCAAGGTCCAAGTGGTTCCGGCAAGGAGGGGATCGCGCAATTGATTCACGCGTGGAGTTCACGTGCATCGCATCCAATCATCACAGCCAATTGTGCTGGCCTCTCATCGACATTGATCGAGAGTGAGCTCTTCGGTCACGTGAAGGGCGCGTTCACGGGAGCTTCGGAAGATCGAAAAGGCCTGTTTCGGACGGCGCATGGCGGAAGCCTATTTCTAGACGAGGTTGGCGAAATGCCACTGGAGATGCAGCCAAAGTTGTTGCGCGCGTTGGAGGCAAGCGAAGTGACACCCGTTGGCGGTGATCGCACTGTCGCTATCGATACACGCTTTATCGCAGCCACCAATCGCAATTTAGTCGATGAAATACAGGAAGGACGTTTTCGAGAGGACCTTTTCTATCGGCTGAACGTTGTCGAATTGATTGTTCCTGCACTTGCGGATCGTCGCGAAGACATCATTCCGTTGGCAAGGTATTTCGCAAGCCAGTTTGCCAACCGGCAAGTCCGCATGTCACCGCAAGCATCCCGAGCGATGCTCACCCATTCCTGGACTGGAAACGTTCGCGAATTGCGAAATGCTATTCAGCGCGCGTGCTTATTGTGCCAGGGTGATGTAATTCTTCCGGAACACCTACCCAGCAACATTGCCAGCGGACCAACCTCTGATTTGCCCGATGTTGGTCGTCTCTCGCAAGTCGAACGGGCAACCATTGTCGCAACGCTCCGAGAATGCGACGGAAATCGAACTCAGGCGGCCAAACAACTCGGCATCAGCCGCCGAGCACTGATCTACAAGCTGCACGACATCGAAGGCGAGCACTAGCAACTGCCGCTCCCAGTCGTCAACAATTTCTAGACTTCGACGACCACTTGAATTCTGCAAGTCCACTTCTGCGGCACGCGTTTTGCACTTACAGCCAGTGACCCATGGGGGGAGTTTCGCTCCCTGAGCAAGGACTCCCGTGGCAGAGAAAAAGCGTGCGTTCCAGAACTCCACGCAGATCCGAGGCCCCGGAGGAGTGACGCTTCCGATTGGCCAGTAGCAGCCGGCTGGTGTCCAGCAATGGCGTTCACTGCACGGGAGATTCCACTCGAAAGCGTGGCTTCCATGACTGAACGGATCGTTGAAATAGTAACCCGCCGCGAGTCTGGTTGTTGAAATAGTAACCCGCTGTGTGAGCAAGGACAGGTGGTTGCCGCTACAGGGCGATTAGGGACGCAACCTCCGCGATGAAATTCAACTTGCTACTAGATAAGCAGCCCGTGAAGCAATTTGCGAGGACGCGGTGAATTGCATGACATCCGCCGGCACACACAAAATTACTGCCCAGCGTCGCTACTCACCTAGCGATCACGCATGGGAGATCGCAAGCGATGCTTGTAAGCTTGCGGAGGCGTCGTTCTCGATGGTTCAAAGATTTGCAAGCCTGCCGTATAAGCAACCTGTTTCATGAATCGGAGGGAGTCTTAGGAACGCATCCAGAAGAGCCAGCATCTGGCGATTGGCGCCAGATCGCAACTTGGCGAACCGGCTGGAAGCAGCGATGTGGTCTAAGCATTTGATACTGTCGCGCCATGTGTGCGGATCCTGCCCACAGCGAATGGCCAAGCGTGCCAAGACGGTACTGTTTTAGAGATACAACTCGCGTGCATTCGGCTACGCAGTTTATTTGGGATCGATTGCATTTGCGGTCGATTGAAGTGAAAAGTCCAAACACCGTCTACGCGGTAACGAGGAACAGAAAATGACCATCACACACACGAATCCCCCAACCGCACTCGGAGAACCGGACGCTCATGCCAACTTCCGACACATGCAGACAGCGATTCGCGGCTTACTCATCGTGGCAAGTGTTGCGACCATCGCACTTTTCCTGACCAACCGGCCCGCGACTCTCTTTGCTGCGATTCCAATTCCAGCCCTGATCATCATCTCAGCCATCGTGGGCTACTTTGAGCGGCGATCGCGAGCATCTGTGCTCCGTCATCCCGGCCAGAGCCACATCACCAAACAAGAACTCGAAGCTGATGTTCAATCTGCTGGCATCGTGACTGGACTGAAAGTCGGAGTGGCACTGGCCTTGGGAACGTTCATCGCCGCCGCATCCGTTTTTGATTTGGCGACTCTCGGGATTGGTGCCACCGTTTTACTGGTACTCGCCATCCTGATTGAGATTCCGTACTTGGCATTGTTCGTCACTGAAGCGGAACGAGAGGAGCTGGAAACGGTTCGCCCTCAAACGCACGCTGACCAATCGAGCGAGAAACCGAGTGGGAAGTCGACGGCAACCTCCGAGTAACGACCAATTGCGAACTCGATTCCGTCGCTTGCCTCGACCTGCCCTTGTCCTCCGCCTTCAGTTCAAAATTCCATTTGCACACCGGCGTGGTGCCTGCCCAGACCACTGGGAGATTGCAGTAGTGTCCACATCAAATTGTGTGCTTTCCTAGGACGTATTTTCTAGCCTCCCTATTTAAAGATCAGGATTTAACATGCGATTTTATGCCCCCCTTCTCGCGCTCGTACTTCTTTTGTCCTTTGCTCAGCCCAACGTACGTGCCGAAGATGCAACATCGACTGAAAAAACTCAGCAGGTTGTAGTCCATCTCTCGCACTTTACCGACGACTTACACCGTTGCTTTATGGCATTGAAAGTCGCGAGCCTGCTGCAAGAGCACGGCGCCGAGGTAACAATCTTTCTCGATCTTGAAGGCGTCCGCCTTGCGGAGCGTCGCCAACTGCTGGATCTGACATGGGGACAAGACTCGCCACCGCTTTCGGAACATTACGACAAGTTTATCGATGCTGGCGGCAAACTGGTACTGTGCCCGCATTGTGCGAAGTCCGCTCGTATCGGTTCTGGAGCACTCAAACGACACGCAGCAATCGCAACCATGCCCTCTCTCGCGAAACTGTTGTTGGATGCCGACAAGGTCATGGATTATTGAACGCGCTATTTCGCTTCACGATTCTCCTCGTCCACCAGGCAGCTTCCACTGCCGCTTGACCGGCTGTTGGCATTGTAACCCGCTGCGTGAGCAAGGCGAGGTGGCTGTCGCTACAGTGCAATTATTGACGCCGCCTCTGCGCCAGAATTCAAATTGCTACTCGGTCAACCGCCGCTTCAGGATGGATTTTGAGTCGCCGGCATTCGTGATTGGGGCGAAGCATCCAGGCGGACGTATTGACAGGAAGATGGAGGCAGGAAGATAGACTGCCCTTCTAATTTTCCTGCCAACATCTTCTTGCCAACAACACGCTCTGCTGCACCAGACTGGTCCTAGGCCGAGCTCAGCGGCGAGGAGCAGTACCTAGTAAGTTCACCACTGAGAAGCATCGTATCCGCTTGCCAAAGTTCTTCCTCATTCACCAGTCAGCTTCCACGGCGCTTGACGGGCTTTGGTCATTGTAACCCGCTGCGTGAGCAAGGCGAGGTAAGTTGTCGCTACAGTGCAATTTATTGACGCCGCCTCTGCGTCAGAATTCAAATTGCTACTTGGTTAACCGCCGCTTCAGCTTGGATTTTGAGTTGCCGGCATCCGTGATTGCTACGAAGCATCCAGGCGGACGTATTGACAGGAAGATGGAGGCAGGAAGATAGATTGCCCTTTTTAATTTTCCTGCCAACATCTTCCTGCCAACAACACGCTCGGCTGCACCAGACTGGTCCCAGGCTGAGCACAACGGCGAGGAGCAAGACCAAACGAGCGCACCACTGCAAAGCATTTCGGCCGCTCGTCCAAGACCTTTCTCATCCATCGAGCAGATACATCTGCCGCTTGACGGGCGGCGCGATCTTGATGGTTGAGAGCTGTGGTGAGAGCTGTGGTGAGAGCTGTGGTGAGAGCTGTATTGCGTCTGGAGCGGGCGGGCTGCGGGGGCTTACCAAGGCGTGCAGGACATTGGCTCTGGCGGTT
Coding sequences within it:
- a CDS encoding DsrE family protein — encoded protein: MRFYAPLLALVLLLSFAQPNVRAEDATSTEKTQQVVVHLSHFTDDLHRCFMALKVASLLQEHGAEVTIFLDLEGVRLAERRQLLDLTWGQDSPPLSEHYDKFIDAGGKLVLCPHCAKSARIGSGALKRHAAIATMPSLAKLLLDADKVMDY
- a CDS encoding sigma-54-dependent transcriptional regulator, which gives rise to MAASFGLTESAAREALRRQALDLDDNHEHDTSEIRMTSNASLKRDSKSPVLMVVDDEPSQRKLIGGFFEGFGFTILEAESAETMLETLAQQPPDMILLDVRLPAMSGIEALPKIRELLPTIPVVLITAYADLRQAVAAVKNGADDYLSKPIDLEELKVAVYDALAIPSSDDAPHTIALPNLPADFIFESRAMRQLLETVAVVAPSEAPILIQGPSGSGKEGIAQLIHAWSSRASHPIITANCAGLSSTLIESELFGHVKGAFTGASEDRKGLFRTAHGGSLFLDEVGEMPLEMQPKLLRALEASEVTPVGGDRTVAIDTRFIAATNRNLVDEIQEGRFREDLFYRLNVVELIVPALADRREDIIPLARYFASQFANRQVRMSPQASRAMLTHSWTGNVRELRNAIQRACLLCQGDVILPEHLPSNIASGPTSDLPDVGRLSQVERATIVATLRECDGNRTQAAKQLGISRRALIYKLHDIEGEH
- a CDS encoding sensor histidine kinase; its protein translation is MQKPSPQGVPQPRIVGLAFLGVLWLMFATWQRSEHIHQCELIQDSLASQAETLSSAVTSGVQSHRWFGPFVQQQLPTTLEVLARSNNVLAIAVIVNDGSGEVFFAGDRERVDLVLPVGEHARGDTLQVVSSFSMRNNPPLHGDVADFVGVPASVDFHCVVVLDRTGMKAQIYREARNRLLIFALGTLLLIAAGAAWQFTVRLTQAEGATRVLQAETRHLRELGQAAAGLAHETRNPLGLIRGWTQRLVKSGLPTDVQQEQAEAVLEECDRVTARINQFLAFARQAEANLESVAVDKLVADLQSLLQSDLLTNNLELETLRLDQPPAIWADRDQLRQVLFNLLQNAIAFAPQGSTITISLNHSKRGSFRLEVADQGPGATEEIVDSLFEPYVTRRPGGTGLGLSIVRRIAIAHGWDVDYEPGQGIGSVFWIDGIRSA
- a CDS encoding DUF2202 domain-containing protein, with amino-acid sequence MKRLLIGIGSILVLTFVAPITMAQRGGAGSGRSAGNAVQVQTRARMGNQGRNQNSVGLQTQSNTRSGNQGLSQAQRGNSSRQSNGNLSVNTSDTDLLRMREEEKLARDVYIQLAKTSQLPIFQNISRAESQHMQALERLSPGSRSSGQNDAPGSFVFPEYQKLYDSLIASGARSPLDALKVGAKIEEMDIADLRRRLAETTDPQVQKVLERLMRGSENHLRAFASQIANQGASYNAEFLSQTDFDQIANSSGSGQGNGQQSTRGRNGSGGNGSGRGAQNRGSALQPGLQNQNFRSQGISGQGLSAQKQGGVIRGGRGSGRAR